DNA from Chloroflexota bacterium:
AGTCCTTGCCTACGCCCGCGACCGTGATGCTGACTTTCTCGTCATGGATGCCTGGGAAGCAAAGCTGCGGCCCCAACTGAGCTTTTTGATGCTGCCCCAAGAGGCTCCCCCGCAGCTGCGCTATCTTTCGACCGTCGGCTCCGGACCTGATGACGTGGTCATCTATCAGTTCCAGGAGTCCTCGCCATGAAACGCGACCGGCTCATCGCTCTCGGGGTTTTCGGCCTGGGCTTGCTGTTCCGCTTGCCCTGGGTCCTTCAGTCGCGGACAGTCCGTTGGGACGAATCCGATTACCTCATCCTGGGCCGCAATCTCCTGAGAGGCGACGGTTATCAGGTCTTCGGCACCCCGGATCTGGTCTGGCCTCCCGGTCCCCCCGCCCTGGCCGCGTCCGCCATGGCCCTGGGCGTGCCGCTCGATTATGCCTTACCGGTCTGGCATCTGCTTGCCGGCGCGCTGGCCTGCGTGGTGCTCTTTTATCTGGCCCGGGATGTCACAGGAAACGAACTGGTGGCGTCGATCGCAGCCGTGCTGGCTGCCGTTTCACCGGCCCTGGTCGTATGGCCCCTCTACTGGGGAAGCCTCAGCGAATCTGCCTTCCTGCTCTGTTGGTTGAGCGGACTCTGGGCATCATGGCGGGTCATGAGAGACGGGGGCAAACTGGCAGCTTCTCTGGCAGGCATTGCCTTCGGCCTGGCCTACCTGATCCGCACCGAGGGCCTCTTCTGGTGGGCGCTATTCCTGCTGATCGTCATCGGTGCCGCCATCAAAAAGCGCCAAAGCTGGTCGGTGCCTCTGCTCTTTGCCGCCGGTTTTCTGCTCGTTGCGTTGCCCTATGTGGCCTATCTTTACGGCCATACAGGCCGTTTCATGCTGACCGGCAAGACCGGCATCAACCTGTTGATCAGCCCCTACATCAGCAAGCTCGGCGGGGTTGGACAGGACTACGCCGCCGCTCTGGATAGCACCGGCCAGGAAATCCTGTGGCTCTCCGCCGAGCCCTTCGATTTCAGCTACATAGACTTCCTGCTGAGCGACCCGGTCGAGGTCTTGCGGCAGATTCGACGAAACCTGGACCTTGCCAGCCAGGCCCTGAGCGGTCCCCTGCTCGGGTTGGTCTTCCTGGCATTGGCAGGCCTGGGCTTGTTTGCGCAGCCGTGGAGCAGGCGACGTCTGGCGGGCGAGGCGTTTTGGCTGGCCAGTCTGCTGCCGCTGGGTTTGTTTTTCATCTCCAAGGTCGAGACCCGCTACCTGGTGCCGGCCATCCCCGTCCTGCTGGTTTGGGTGGCTCAAGGCATCGTTACCCTGAGTCAATGGGCTGCAGAGACGTGGAGATTGCTCCTGCATAGAAAGCTTCCCCAGGGTCTGGTTGTTGCTTTATTGCTCACTGGTCTGATACTGATGGGCCTCCGGGAACAGATGACAGTCAATAGCGAACAGCAGGCAGGATTGACACCCTCCCACAAACAGGCGGGGCTGTGGCTTGCTGAACACAGCGAACCGGGCGCAGCAGTCATGTCCCGCAATCCCCAGATCACCCTATACGCCGACCGCCCCCTGGTCGCCTTTCCCAAAGCGAACTGGCAGGAGGTGCTCGCCTATGCGCGGGCCCGGAACGCCCGCTATCTCGTTACCGACGACTGGGAAATCACCCGGCTTCGTCCCCAACTCAGTCCCCTGCTGGATCCATCCCAGGCGCCGCCGGAACTCGAGTACCTCACGAGTTTTTCCGACGAACAAAGAACGACCTTGATCTACAGCCTCGAGGATTGAAAATCGCTCCGGTATTTGCCCGCTTCGCCCGGAACACGTATACTATGCCATCCGTAAGCGCCCAATCCCAATAATGAACGTTTTGTAATGCCATGCAGCGCTTTGTTCATCCAATTCTAAGCTTTTTCTGCTATACTGGCCCAGTGTGCAACCCACCTGGGCCAATCTGCAAGAAGCTCGGGAATGGTCCTGATCAAGTACCGAAGGAGAAAGAAACCTATGGAGAACAACAAAAAACCCCTGGCAAGACATGCGCCTCTGCTGATCGCCTTGCTGCTGGTTGTGGCACTGGCGGTACCGGTCAGCGCCGGATTCCAGGCCAGCAATAGCAGCCCGGACGCCGTCCAGGTTGCGCCGGCCCATCAGGAAAACGATGATCTGGAATGGGAAGTGGTGCACGACACACCGGGTATCTACTACTACAGCATCTTCTTCCCGACCGACCAGGTGGGCTACGCCCTGGGTGGTCCCAGCTGGTACATCAACGATCTGGGTTCCGGACCCTCCTTTATCTCGAAAACAGAGGATGGCGGCCTTACCTGGACGACCACCCAGATCCCCGGGCCCAATAAATTCATGCGCGGCCTGGCCTGCACCGACGAAGACCGCTGTTATATCGCCGGCGGTAGTGTCCCTCCCTACCGGCACATGCGCACAACCGACGGTGGCCAGAATTGGGGCACCCTCAACGACCTCTCCGGCTGGACCGGTCTGCTCTGGACGGCCGGCGCCACCGGCGTCGACAATACCGTGCTGTTCGGCACAACGGGCTACTACGACGGAGCTGGACGGCGAGCGAATTTCCTGCGCTCCACCGATGGTTTCACCTTTTTCGCGGTAGGCAACGAAGGGGAGTATCAACAATTCGATATCGATTGTCCGGTGCCGGGCACCTGCTATTCCGCCGCCAAGAACAACACCTACAAAACCGAAGACGATGGCGCCAACTGGGACCGCATCCCCGTCACGGCAAGCCAGTACTATGGCGTGGGTTGTTCCGATGCCAACACCTGCTGGCTGGCCGGAGCCTACAACAAGATCATCTACACCACCAACGGAGGCAGCTCCTGGCAGAATGCCTTCGTCGGCGCCGGCGGCGGCAACCGGCCCCGATTCTGGAATGTAGCCATGCTGGAAAGCAACAGTGGCTACTCCGTTGGTTGTACCAATGCCGAAGCGAGCATGGATGAGTGCCTCGGCCAGGGCATGATCTATCGCACCGACAATGGAGCAAGCTGGGAGAACATCCCCTCCCCCTCGCAGGCGGATCTGATGGACATCCACGCCTTCAGCATGGATGAGATCATCGTGCTGGACTGGGAGGGCAAGATCTGGCGGGGTGCCGTGCCACCCGAGCCGACACCTTCGCCCACCACCACGCCAACCAGCACGGCCACGTCGACGCCAACCAACACGCCCACCAACACACCCACGGCTACGCCAACCAACACGCCCACCCAAACTCCGACGGCCACGCCCAGCACCGGCGCCCTCACTGGCCTGGCCTTTTTCGACCAGAACGGCAACCTGCTTTATGACTTCGGCGAACCTGGTCTGGAAGGTGCGGAGGTTGCCATGAAACAGGGCGGCACCACCTACTACGCCGCCACGTCGGGCGCCGATGGATCCTTCCTGATCACCGGGATATCCCCCAACCAGTATACCCTGGTGGAAGAGGTCGCCCCTGTTGGCTACCAGTGGCAGGGTGGCCCGTTCACCTTCGAGATAGAGGCCAACACCAACTGGCAGGTCTACCTGCCCCATATCATCGAACCCACGGCGACGCCAACGGCCACCAACACACCGACAGCTACCGCCACGCCGACAACCGTGCCCTGCCACTGCGGCTATCTGCCGTTGATTGTCAACGATATGGATCCGTGATGATCCGGTGGTATCGTCCGTAGTAGAGACGTTGCATTAGGTATGGAAAGCGTTGTGCACAACGTGCATGACATGGAGGGATGCAACGTCTCTTACGATGGGCGGGGAAATGCAACGTCGTTACGACCGGCGCGCCCAGGGACACAGCCGCCTCTCCAGGCCATCGACGATGAAATAAAGAAGCACCCCAAGGACACTCATGGCCACCACGCCGGCGTA
Protein-coding regions in this window:
- a CDS encoding glycosyltransferase family 39 protein, whose protein sequence is MKRDRLIALGVFGLGLLFRLPWVLQSRTVRWDESDYLILGRNLLRGDGYQVFGTPDLVWPPGPPALAASAMALGVPLDYALPVWHLLAGALACVVLFYLARDVTGNELVASIAAVLAAVSPALVVWPLYWGSLSESAFLLCWLSGLWASWRVMRDGGKLAASLAGIAFGLAYLIRTEGLFWWALFLLIVIGAAIKKRQSWSVPLLFAAGFLLVALPYVAYLYGHTGRFMLTGKTGINLLISPYISKLGGVGQDYAAALDSTGQEILWLSAEPFDFSYIDFLLSDPVEVLRQIRRNLDLASQALSGPLLGLVFLALAGLGLFAQPWSRRRLAGEAFWLASLLPLGLFFISKVETRYLVPAIPVLLVWVAQGIVTLSQWAAETWRLLLHRKLPQGLVVALLLTGLILMGLREQMTVNSEQQAGLTPSHKQAGLWLAEHSEPGAAVMSRNPQITLYADRPLVAFPKANWQEVLAYARARNARYLVTDDWEITRLRPQLSPLLDPSQAPPELEYLTSFSDEQRTTLIYSLED
- a CDS encoding SpaA isopeptide-forming pilin-related protein, translating into MENNKKPLARHAPLLIALLLVVALAVPVSAGFQASNSSPDAVQVAPAHQENDDLEWEVVHDTPGIYYYSIFFPTDQVGYALGGPSWYINDLGSGPSFISKTEDGGLTWTTTQIPGPNKFMRGLACTDEDRCYIAGGSVPPYRHMRTTDGGQNWGTLNDLSGWTGLLWTAGATGVDNTVLFGTTGYYDGAGRRANFLRSTDGFTFFAVGNEGEYQQFDIDCPVPGTCYSAAKNNTYKTEDDGANWDRIPVTASQYYGVGCSDANTCWLAGAYNKIIYTTNGGSSWQNAFVGAGGGNRPRFWNVAMLESNSGYSVGCTNAEASMDECLGQGMIYRTDNGASWENIPSPSQADLMDIHAFSMDEIIVLDWEGKIWRGAVPPEPTPSPTTTPTSTATSTPTNTPTNTPTATPTNTPTQTPTATPSTGALTGLAFFDQNGNLLYDFGEPGLEGAEVAMKQGGTTYYAATSGADGSFLITGISPNQYTLVEEVAPVGYQWQGGPFTFEIEANTNWQVYLPHIIEPTATPTATNTPTATATPTTVPCHCGYLPLIVNDMDP